CCACCCAAGGTGAAAGACACCACATGGGCAAAGACGGACGCGGACCGCTTCATCCTCGCGAAGCTGGAGGAGAAGAAGCTCAAGCCTGCCTCCGATGCCTCCACGGATGTGCTGCTGCGCCGGGTGTATCATGATCTGGTGGGCCTGCCACCCTCGCCTGAGGATACCGCCGAGTTCCTTCGCAATCCGGATGTGAGCAAGCTGGTGGACAAGCTCATGGCCACGCCGCAGTTCGGCGAGCGCTGGGGGCAGCACTGGCTGGATCTCTCACGCTTTGCAGAGTCGAGCGGAGGTGGCCGCACCTTGCCCTTCAAGGATGCGTGGAGATTCCGCGACTATGTCATCGAGAGCATCAACAAGGATGTGCCACTCTCGCGTTTCATCACCGAGCAACTGGCGGGTGACCTGCTGCCGCATGCCGATGCCGAGGAACGCCGCCGACATCTTACAGCCACCGGCTTCCTGGTGCTGGGCCCCACGAACTACGAGGAGCAGGACAAGGGCGTGCTGCGCATGGACATTGTGGATGAGCAGCTGGATACGCTCGGCCGCAGCTTCATGGGCATGACCATGAGCTGTGCCCGTTGCCATGATCACAAGTTCGACCCCATCCCTGCGGCTGACTACTACGCCATGGCCGGCATTCTGCGGAGCACACGCACGCTGAAGAACTACACGGACAACGTGGCGCACTGGATTGACTCCCCTCTCCCGCTGGACGGTGACCAGGAAACGCGGATGCTGGCGAAGGAAACGAAGCTCGCCTCCATGGATGCCGAACTCGCTGCGGCCAAAAAGGCGCTGAAGAAGCTGTCGCCCAAGCCGGTGAAACTGCAACGGGGTCAGCCTGTCGACATCGATGACCTGCCCGGCATCGTGGTGGATGATGCACAGGCGAAGCGCGTGGGCACGTGGAAGGAGTCCAACAAGTATCCCTCCTTCGTGGGCGAGGGCTATGTGCACGATGACAACACGGGCAAGGGCACCTGCACCATCACCTTCTCCCCCACCATTCCGAAGGCCGGTCGTTATGAAGTGCGCCTCGCCTACATGGCGCTGGTGGATCGCTCGAAGAAAGCACCGGTGGCCATCCTGCACGCTGATGGCGAGGACACGGTGTACGTGGACCAGAGTGAGACACCGCCCATTGATGGACGCTTTGTCTCGCTGGGACAGTATCGTTTTGAGAAGGACGGTGCAGGCTATGTGCTGCTCTCCAATGAAGGCACGAAGGGCTTTGTCACTGCAGATGCCGTCGTCTTCATCCCCGTGGAGGAGCTGGACAAGGTTGGCAGCGAAGAGAAGGCGCCCAAGGACTCCAAGCTGGTGGCCATGGAGACCAAAGTGAAGGAGCTGGAGAAGGAAATCAAAGTCACCCGGCGCGATGGCCTGGTGCGTCCCGAGGCCATGACGGTGCTGGATGACAAGAAGCCCGAGGACTGCGCCATCCACATTCGTGGAAGCATCCGCAATCTGGGCCAGGTGGTGCCACGTGGCTTCCTCACGGTGGCTGTGCATGGCGACGCGCCGAAGATTCCTGCGGATCAAAGCGGTCGTCTCCAGCTCGCCGAGTGGGTCACCAGCGATCGCAATCCCCTTACCGCGCGTGTGCTCGTGAATCGCGTGTGGATGCATCTCTTCGGTGATGGTCTGGTGCGCTCCGTGGACAACTTCGGCACCACAGGGGAAAAGCCGAGCCATCCGGAGTTGCTGGATGCACTGGCCATTCAATTCATGCAGGATGGCTGGAGCCTGAAGAAGCTGGTGAAGCAGCTCATGCTCACACGTGCGTACCAGATGGCGTCCATCCCCAGCGCAGAGCAGATGAAGGAAGGCCTCGCCGCAGACCCGGAGAACCGCCTGCTGTGGAAGCAAAGCCGCCGCCGCGTGGACGCGGGCGTGCTGCGCGATGCCATGCTCACCGTGAGCGGAACGATCGACATGACCGTGGGCGGGCCCAATGTCCTCGCCGACTCCGTGGATTCGAACAGCGGTGGCGCGCAGAATCTGGAGTACGGCTACATCTACACGGACACGCGCCGCAGCGTGTACACGCCCGCCTTCCGCAACAAGCGGCTGGACCTCTTTGATGCCTTCGACTTTGCAGACATCAATCAGCCCATCGCGAAGCGCAACACCAGCACCGTGGCCCCGCAGGCGCTGTACATGATGAACCATCCCTTCGTCATCGAGCAGAGCCGCAAGGCCGCCGAGCTCATCATGCAGCGTGCCAGTGCCACGGACACGGATGTGGATCTCGTGAACCGCGTGTACCAGCAGACGCTGGGCCGCCAGCCCGCTGCCGGCGAGCTGAAGCTGGCCGCGCAGTTTGTAAAGATCAATGCGCATGCCGCCTCCGAGGAGGAACTGGCCAAGATGAAGCTGGAGAACTGGGCGCTGCTCGTGCAGACGCTCTTCGCCAGCGTGGATTTCCGTTATGTGAACTGAGACGAGTAAGAGTCGAGACAGGTACCGCCACCACCGCAATCGCAGCCGCCCACCAAGCCGCCCCATGATCTCACGCCGACATTTCCTGCAAACCTCCGCCTGCGGCTTTGGCTCGCTCGCACTTTCCGCGCTCGCCCATGGAGCCGCCAATCCTCTCGCCGTGCGCGAGACACATCACGCCGCGAAAGCGAAGCGCGTGATCTTCCTCTTCATGGCCGGTGGCGTGAGCCATGTGGATTCCTTCGACTACAAGCCGCGCCTGCTTAAGGACGATGGCAAGATGATGGACTTCAATGATGCGCGCTCCGTGGCCAAGACCGGCTCCGGCGCCTCGCAGCGTGTGATGAAGCCGCTGTGGGATTTCAAACAGCACGGGCAATGCGGCCAGTGGGCCTCCAGTCTCTTCCCGAACATGGCGGAGATGGTGGATGACCTCTGCTTTGTGCAGGGCATGCACACGGAAGGCGTGGCTCACGGACCTGCAACTCTCTTCCTCCACACGGGCTCGACGAATTTCATCCGCCCCAGCATGGGCTCATGGGTGAGCTACGGACTGGGTACGGAGAATGAGAACCTGCCCGCGTTTGTGAGCATCAGCCCCAGCCTGAGCAACGGGGGGCCGCGCAACTATGGCACGGCATTTCTGCCTCCGGTGTTCCAGGGTACGGCGCTGGGTCGCGCTGGCGCTCCCGCGGCCGAAGCGAACATCAAGAACATCCGCAATACCATGCTCACTGGTGAGCAGCAGCGGAAGCAGTTTGACCTGCTGCGCTCGCTGAATCACGAGCAGCTCCAGC
This genomic window from Roseimicrobium gellanilyticum contains:
- a CDS encoding DUF1553 domain-containing protein, whose translation is MPLAIAPPISSRRAHLSSTLRGWLACTGVVAAVAATGAEAAPAEDGMAFFENKVRPLLIEKCYNCHAPEHKVKGGLRLDTKEGTLTGGDSGPSVVPKEPDKSLLLRAVTYEDRDLKMPPKQKLSAEEVDIIRQWIAMGAPDPREDKVTAAAEGGKKGPQVGMSIETGREFWSFKLPVKTEPPKVKDTTWAKTDADRFILAKLEEKKLKPASDASTDVLLRRVYHDLVGLPPSPEDTAEFLRNPDVSKLVDKLMATPQFGERWGQHWLDLSRFAESSGGGRTLPFKDAWRFRDYVIESINKDVPLSRFITEQLAGDLLPHADAEERRRHLTATGFLVLGPTNYEEQDKGVLRMDIVDEQLDTLGRSFMGMTMSCARCHDHKFDPIPAADYYAMAGILRSTRTLKNYTDNVAHWIDSPLPLDGDQETRMLAKETKLASMDAELAAAKKALKKLSPKPVKLQRGQPVDIDDLPGIVVDDAQAKRVGTWKESNKYPSFVGEGYVHDDNTGKGTCTITFSPTIPKAGRYEVRLAYMALVDRSKKAPVAILHADGEDTVYVDQSETPPIDGRFVSLGQYRFEKDGAGYVLLSNEGTKGFVTADAVVFIPVEELDKVGSEEKAPKDSKLVAMETKVKELEKEIKVTRRDGLVRPEAMTVLDDKKPEDCAIHIRGSIRNLGQVVPRGFLTVAVHGDAPKIPADQSGRLQLAEWVTSDRNPLTARVLVNRVWMHLFGDGLVRSVDNFGTTGEKPSHPELLDALAIQFMQDGWSLKKLVKQLMLTRAYQMASIPSAEQMKEGLAADPENRLLWKQSRRRVDAGVLRDAMLTVSGTIDMTVGGPNVLADSVDSNSGGAQNLEYGYIYTDTRRSVYTPAFRNKRLDLFDAFDFADINQPIAKRNTSTVAPQALYMMNHPFVIEQSRKAAELIMQRASATDTDVDLVNRVYQQTLGRQPAAGELKLAAQFVKINAHAASEEELAKMKLENWALLVQTLFASVDFRYVN
- a CDS encoding DUF1501 domain-containing protein, whose amino-acid sequence is MISRRHFLQTSACGFGSLALSALAHGAANPLAVRETHHAAKAKRVIFLFMAGGVSHVDSFDYKPRLLKDDGKMMDFNDARSVAKTGSGASQRVMKPLWDFKQHGQCGQWASSLFPNMAEMVDDLCFVQGMHTEGVAHGPATLFLHTGSTNFIRPSMGSWVSYGLGTENENLPAFVSISPSLSNGGPRNYGTAFLPPVFQGTALGRAGAPAAEANIKNIRNTMLTGEQQRKQFDLLRSLNHEQLQRSAVGGQDAELEAVLNSYELAWRLQGNAPETLDITGESEDTLKLYGINEKPTDNFGRQCLMARRLAEKGVRYIQVNYTDNSNNPAWDQHSNLPKHGEHAAAVDKPIAGLVKDLKQRGLLEDTLVWWGGEFGRTPYAERNGTGRDHNPLGFTQWLAGAGVKPGFSFGGTDEFGHFAVENKVHMHDMHATILHLLGLNHEKLTYRYAGRNFRLTDVHGHVVKEILA